A single region of the Calditrichota bacterium genome encodes:
- a CDS encoding alpha/beta fold hydrolase: protein MQDYCPPLFLSNGHLQTIYPSLFRKLNPAFYNRERINTPDNDFLDLDWSRVSSKKIAIISHGMEGSSHRHYVIGMAKALNMAGWDVLAWNFRSCSGEINRKLRFYHSGTTDDLQTVIDHVNNTGNYQELALVGFSMGGNQILVYLGEQAEKANQIISKACVFSVPCHLKSSAEELARFSNKIYMKRFLKFLHQKIKIKMDMFPGQIDDKDFQLVKTFKDFDDRYTSKIHGFKNAEDYWKKCSSKYFIPEIKIPTLIVNSLNDPFLAEECYPHTEVDENKFVCLETPKYGGHVGFVSFNKSGLYYSEQRAIEFLNA from the coding sequence ATGCAAGATTATTGCCCTCCGCTGTTTTTGTCAAACGGCCATCTTCAAACTATTTATCCATCCTTGTTCAGAAAATTGAATCCGGCTTTTTATAATCGTGAAAGAATAAATACACCGGATAATGATTTTCTCGATCTTGACTGGTCAAGAGTGTCATCCAAAAAGATAGCCATTATTTCCCACGGAATGGAAGGCAGTTCTCACCGTCATTATGTAATCGGCATGGCCAAAGCATTAAACATGGCAGGCTGGGATGTTTTAGCCTGGAACTTTCGATCCTGTAGTGGAGAAATAAACAGGAAGTTACGGTTCTATCATAGCGGGACAACGGATGATTTGCAGACTGTGATTGACCATGTTAATAATACAGGCAATTATCAAGAATTGGCGCTTGTTGGATTTAGTATGGGAGGAAATCAGATACTTGTCTACCTTGGTGAACAAGCTGAAAAAGCCAACCAAATAATAAGCAAAGCTTGTGTTTTTTCTGTTCCATGCCACTTAAAATCGAGTGCTGAAGAATTGGCCCGTTTTAGTAATAAAATCTACATGAAACGTTTTTTGAAATTTCTACACCAGAAAATCAAAATCAAAATGGATATGTTCCCCGGGCAAATAGATGATAAGGATTTTCAACTGGTAAAAACCTTTAAGGATTTTGATGACCGCTATACTTCAAAAATCCATGGCTTTAAAAATGCAGAAGACTACTGGAAAAAGTGCAGCAGCAAATATTTTATTCCCGAAATAAAAATCCCCACCCTTATTGTTAATTCATTAAATGATCCATTTCTCGCAGAAGAGTGTTACCCACATACCGAAGTGGATGAAAATAAATTCGTTTGCCTTGAAACACCAAAATATGGCGGGCATGTCGGGTTTGTAAGTTTCAATAAAAGTGGGTTATACTATTCAGAACAACGAGCCATTGAGTTTCTAAATGCTTAA